A genomic stretch from Candidatus Bathyanammoxibius amoris includes:
- the ccsA gene encoding cytochrome c biogenesis protein CcsA, with protein sequence MEQVLTTESTLLTMELRIFFVVITLYVLSCLLHIAQFGVSVFYKNFSIGRMATSLLYLAVLGHTLLILIRWVEQGKPPVQNKYECLSWFAWCNTITYLYIRRRWQELSMPGIFVTILSIAALFLAINKYNPVITPLPPALQSPWYFWHVLIAFGAYAVFVVGCSVELSYVIIKRLSSEKRSWENFGLPTRDVPRFHGLSYKLILLGFPLLTFGIISGAAWAGAAWGRYWSWDPFEILSLITWTAFGMYLHAMSIPKWREGWGSAFCLMGFVSMLITFMGSGFLTRLFGLYSMHAY encoded by the coding sequence ATGGAACAGGTACTTACCACCGAGAGCACCCTCCTCACCATGGAACTGAGGATATTCTTTGTAGTCATAACGCTTTACGTGCTGAGCTGCCTGCTGCATATAGCCCAGTTCGGCGTCAGCGTATTCTACAAAAATTTCAGCATCGGCAGGATGGCCACCAGCCTTCTCTACCTGGCCGTCCTTGGCCACACCCTGCTCATACTCATACGATGGGTCGAACAGGGCAAACCACCTGTACAAAACAAATACGAGTGCCTGTCCTGGTTCGCCTGGTGCAACACCATCACCTATCTTTACATAAGACGCAGGTGGCAAGAACTTTCGATGCCGGGCATATTCGTAACAATACTCTCGATAGCCGCCCTATTCCTGGCCATAAACAAATACAACCCCGTAATAACGCCTCTACCGCCCGCGCTTCAGAGCCCCTGGTACTTCTGGCACGTCCTTATCGCCTTTGGCGCATATGCCGTGTTCGTGGTGGGCTGCTCGGTAGAACTTTCGTATGTCATTATAAAGCGCCTAAGCTCTGAGAAAAGGTCGTGGGAGAATTTCGGGCTGCCCACGCGGGACGTGCCGAGGTTTCACGGGCTGTCCTACAAGCTGATACTCCTGGGGTTCCCGCTCCTTACCTTCGGCATAATCTCCGGCGCGGCCTGGGCCGGCGCCGCCTGGGGGAGATACTGGTCATGGGACCCGTTTGAGATACTGTCGCTTATCACCTGGACGGCCTTCGGGATGTATCTGCATGCCATGTCTATACCGAAATGGCGCGAGGGCTGGGGCTCCGCCTTTTGTCTGATGGGTTTTGTCTCCATGCTTATTACCTTCATGGGTTCAGGGTTTCTGACCCGGCTCTTCGGGCTTTACAGTATGCACGCCTATTAG
- a CDS encoding cytochrome c biogenesis protein ResB, giving the protein MVTKILEYLYGVLTSTKTTVVLFGMLMLFFFVGNVLPYGGDYEQIKVTGVVRQIIVTFDLLNVYSGPWFLTTVGLFFLSLGLCTYKRLKWMMRTRRPAQLAPTTLAAHRNALDLELPCSPEETSTKVETFFRHRMFLKKPSTIRGEDVYSGGVCEQGFIHYIWLSLAFHVSVLLTIIGAVITFLFAFESELTIFPGAPVKVATVSTDTWWNEWYGGGEDFIISEDEKFELGLKEFSIQYVQRPSATGFPRRGLIPRLKKVYSPGGLSIVNKEGRYFPIEYSSHLVISEHGVPVQEPLIKVNTPLHYRGLVLYQSAYDYKFDLYAGDEKIEEQGDDEGKYTIPGIEGEFETMQVIAGSLYLNDGSKCLLEPFVKFAYTPTEPEQEEGETKEEKPMPEVFKLIQGRGVDVKGTRLRIENIRAGTVLSYRHDPGVPLLWIAVPVLFFAMLFRAWGRWCRASYVVEKRPTGSRLLVHLQMFGVWGGEEAMLERLKSHLSQGTL; this is encoded by the coding sequence ATGGTTACAAAAATCCTTGAATATCTTTATGGTGTACTGACGTCTACAAAGACCACCGTCGTGCTCTTTGGTATGCTGATGCTGTTTTTCTTTGTGGGTAACGTCCTCCCCTACGGCGGGGATTATGAGCAGATAAAGGTCACCGGCGTTGTCCGTCAGATTATCGTAACCTTTGACCTTTTAAACGTATATTCAGGACCCTGGTTTCTCACCACGGTAGGGCTCTTCTTCCTCAGCCTCGGTCTGTGCACCTACAAGCGTCTGAAATGGATGATGAGGACAAGGCGGCCCGCCCAACTGGCGCCCACCACCTTAGCCGCCCACAGGAACGCCCTTGACCTGGAACTGCCCTGCTCGCCAGAAGAGACCTCCACAAAGGTCGAAACCTTCTTCCGTCATCGCATGTTTCTCAAGAAACCCTCCACTATCCGCGGTGAAGACGTATACTCCGGAGGGGTCTGCGAACAGGGGTTTATCCACTACATCTGGCTCTCCCTCGCCTTTCACGTCTCAGTGCTTCTGACAATCATCGGGGCTGTCATAACCTTTCTTTTCGCCTTTGAAAGCGAGTTGACCATCTTTCCCGGTGCACCCGTTAAAGTAGCCACGGTCTCCACCGACACCTGGTGGAACGAATGGTATGGAGGGGGAGAGGACTTTATCATATCCGAGGACGAAAAGTTTGAGCTCGGCCTCAAAGAATTTTCTATACAATACGTCCAGAGGCCGTCTGCCACGGGTTTCCCCAGAAGGGGACTTATACCCAGACTCAAGAAGGTCTACAGTCCCGGGGGACTGTCCATTGTCAACAAGGAAGGCCGGTACTTCCCGATAGAATACTCAAGTCATTTAGTCATATCTGAACATGGTGTACCCGTACAGGAGCCGCTTATCAAGGTAAACACGCCACTGCATTACAGGGGACTGGTCTTATACCAGAGTGCATATGACTACAAGTTTGACCTCTACGCCGGCGATGAAAAAATAGAAGAGCAGGGGGATGATGAGGGCAAATACACCATTCCCGGTATAGAAGGTGAGTTTGAGACTATGCAGGTCATTGCCGGTAGTCTGTACCTCAACGACGGGAGCAAGTGTTTACTTGAACCTTTTGTCAAGTTTGCATACACGCCGACCGAGCCGGAACAAGAGGAAGGTGAGACAAAAGAGGAGAAACCCATGCCGGAAGTCTTTAAGCTCATACAGGGCAGAGGCGTGGACGTAAAGGGCACGAGACTTAGAATTGAAAACATCCGTGCGGGAACCGTGCTCAGCTACCGCCACGACCCGGGCGTCCCCTTACTCTGGATAGCGGTCCCCGTACTCTTCTTTGCGATGTTGTTCCGCGCGTGGGGCAGGTGGTGCCGGGCCAGCTACGTCGTGGAAAAGAGGCCGACAGGCAGCCGGCTCCTGGTACACCTGCAAATGTTCGGGGTCTGGGGAGGCGAAGAAGCTATGCTTGAGAGGCTGAAAAGCCACTTGTCGCAGGGCACACTATGA
- the rpmE gene encoding 50S ribosomal protein L31: MKENIHPEYIETTVLCGCGETFKTRSTKPKIVVEICSKCHPFYTGKQKLVDTTGKVERFKRRYKIKEKAEAAPEAAETGKAEAT; encoded by the coding sequence ATGAAGGAAAATATTCATCCAGAGTACATAGAGACAACCGTACTCTGTGGCTGCGGCGAAACGTTTAAGACCCGCTCTACGAAGCCCAAAATAGTGGTAGAGATCTGCTCCAAATGCCATCCCTTTTACACCGGTAAACAGAAGCTGGTAGACACCACGGGCAAGGTGGAGAGGTTCAAGCGCAGGTATAAAATAAAGGAGAAGGCCGAGGCAGCCCCGGAGGCCGCGGAAACAGGCAAAGCAGAAGCAACATAA
- the prfA gene encoding peptide chain release factor 1 — protein MYEVLLQKLSSMHDRFKHLEELVSDPAVMSNPAKYSAYMKERGSLSRIVGKYVQWQETLKRKEEAGKVLSENAGDAELKLLAEDELKTLETEEERLVEEIKKLLLSQESTSHKGVIVEVRAGTGGDEAALFAADLFKMYSRYAEVSGWKVEVFDSSPTDLGGFKEIIFSVTGPGVYQKLRHESGTHRVQRVPTTETQGRVHTSAATVAVLPEVEDVEINIDPKDLKVETMRSSGPGGQKVNKTSSAVRMTHIPTGITVRCQDEKSQHKNRAKALRILRSRLHEHTEEQQRSAREQTRRVQIGTGDRSEKIRTYNYPQNRVTDHRINFTLYDLENVMLGQMGELVEKLLAYEKEEQLRQLATTI, from the coding sequence ATGTACGAAGTATTACTGCAAAAATTAAGCTCCATGCACGACAGGTTTAAGCACCTGGAGGAACTGGTGTCAGACCCGGCCGTCATGTCGAATCCGGCTAAATACAGCGCCTACATGAAGGAGCGCGGGAGCCTCTCCAGGATAGTTGGAAAGTACGTCCAGTGGCAGGAGACCCTCAAACGTAAAGAAGAGGCCGGAAAGGTCCTGTCCGAAAACGCAGGCGACGCAGAGCTGAAGCTCCTGGCTGAAGACGAGCTAAAAACGCTTGAAACGGAGGAAGAAAGGCTGGTTGAGGAGATAAAGAAACTTCTTCTTTCTCAGGAGAGTACCAGCCACAAGGGGGTGATAGTGGAGGTCCGCGCCGGCACCGGCGGTGACGAGGCCGCACTGTTCGCCGCGGACCTGTTCAAAATGTACTCCAGATACGCCGAGGTCTCCGGCTGGAAGGTAGAGGTGTTTGACAGCAGTCCCACTGATTTAGGCGGTTTCAAAGAAATAATTTTTTCAGTAACCGGTCCGGGGGTTTACCAGAAGCTGCGCCACGAGAGCGGGACACATCGCGTCCAGAGGGTGCCCACAACAGAGACACAGGGAAGGGTTCACACATCTGCGGCCACGGTGGCCGTATTGCCCGAGGTAGAGGACGTGGAGATAAACATAGACCCGAAAGACCTGAAGGTTGAGACCATGAGGTCGTCCGGGCCCGGCGGCCAGAAGGTAAACAAGACCAGCTCTGCCGTCAGGATGACCCATATCCCCACGGGCATAACCGTCAGATGCCAGGACGAAAAGTCCCAGCATAAGAACAGGGCAAAGGCCCTCCGCATCCTGAGAAGCCGTCTCCACGAGCACACCGAGGAACAACAGAGGTCCGCCAGGGAACAGACCCGCCGGGTGCAGATAGGTACCGGCGACAGGAGCGAAAAGATAAGGACCTATAATTATCCCCAGAACAGGGTCACTGACCACAGGATAAATTTCACGCTCTACGACCTTGAGA